The following proteins come from a genomic window of Geomonas sp. RF6:
- the tatA gene encoding twin-arginine translocase TatA/TatE family subunit, which yields MFGLGMPEIMVILVIALVVVGPGKLPQLGQALGSGIRNFKKASSGEDALPIEEKR from the coding sequence ATGTTCGGTTTAGGGATGCCAGAGATAATGGTGATACTGGTGATCGCACTCGTTGTCGTGGGGCCGGGGAAGCTCCCCCAGCTCGGGCAGGCGCTCGGCAGCGGTATCAGGAATTTCAAGAAGGCGAGCTCCGGTGAAGACGCGCTCCCCATAGAAGAAAAGAGATAG
- the fdnG gene encoding formate dehydrogenase-N subunit alpha, with amino-acid sequence MAVSRRRFLQGGLAAAGLAVTGKTAQAGTDSPQLRTKGLKTTTTICPFCAVGCGLVVHTKGGKVVNIEGDTAHPINRGALCSKGSSLFQVANNERRLKKVLYRAPGSDHFEERSWEWAIDTIAKRMKETRDRTFKAREINKKDSKEYLVNRTDGMAFLGGAGLDNEECYLWSKLARSMGVGYLEHQARIUHSATVAGLAASFGRGAMTNHWIDLKNSDCILAIGCNPAENHPISFKWIEEAMDRGGKLIAVDPRFTRTASKADHYAQIRPGTDIAFLGGLINYALTHNMIHEEYVREYTNATFIVNEQYGFEDGLFAAFDPKEQTYDLKALAYELDAAGNPKRDLTMKDPRSVYQLMKTHFSRYDVDTVCSVTGTDRNDYVAVAKAFCGTGRSDRAGTVLYAMGITQSTHGTQNVRAVALLQLLLGNIGVAGGGVNALRGESNVQGSTDYGLLFHILPGYLKSPEIDNVDLKGYLEKWTPKTKDKKSANWWGNTPKYTVSLLKAWYGENATAENGFCYDYLPKRSGNYSFVKVMDRMAKGELEGLVCMGQNPAVGAPDSLKVREGLGKLKWLVTADLWETETSVFWKRPGVNPKEIKTEVFMLPAASSIEKEGSISNSGRWAQWRYQAVEPVGEAKSDLWIMHRLALKLKEEYAKGGTFPEPITKLSWNYGTGHEPDVHLVAQEINGRFTRDMTIVDKDKTLEFKAGDQVPMFKYLQEDGSTTSGCWIYCGSYTKEGNQMARRDGSDPTGLGLFPKWSWCWPVNRRILYNRGSVNPDGVPFNAGRAVIAWDGVEKKWKGDVPDGPWPPMSDDKEGKYPFIMVPEGHARLYALDLKDGPFPEHYEPVESPTHNLLSKVQSNPVVKVPPQMKRDAAAFPYVGTTYRMSEHWQAGAMTRNLPWLVELVPDMFVEISESLAAKKGIKNGEKVRVQTERGSIEAIALVTSRLKPLKVAGKLVEQVGLPWHFGYAGLAKGDSGNVLTPSVGCANTSIPEFKAFLCNIEKGGKRA; translated from the coding sequence ATGGCTGTTTCAAGAAGACGATTCCTGCAAGGGGGGCTCGCTGCGGCGGGACTTGCCGTCACCGGCAAGACTGCCCAGGCGGGGACTGATTCCCCGCAACTGCGCACCAAGGGGTTGAAGACGACCACCACGATCTGCCCGTTCTGCGCGGTAGGGTGTGGACTCGTGGTGCACACCAAGGGGGGGAAGGTCGTAAACATCGAAGGCGACACAGCCCATCCGATCAACAGGGGCGCACTCTGCTCGAAGGGGAGCTCCCTTTTCCAGGTTGCCAACAACGAGCGGCGCCTGAAAAAGGTCCTGTACCGGGCTCCCGGCAGCGACCACTTCGAGGAACGCTCCTGGGAGTGGGCGATCGACACCATCGCCAAGCGCATGAAAGAGACGCGCGACAGGACCTTCAAGGCCCGCGAGATCAACAAGAAGGACTCGAAGGAGTACCTGGTAAACCGCACCGACGGGATGGCCTTTCTCGGCGGCGCCGGGCTCGACAACGAGGAATGTTACCTCTGGTCGAAGCTGGCGCGTTCCATGGGGGTGGGATACCTCGAACATCAGGCCCGAATATGACACTCCGCTACAGTCGCCGGTCTGGCGGCTTCGTTCGGCCGTGGTGCCATGACAAACCACTGGATTGACCTGAAAAACAGCGACTGCATCCTCGCTATCGGATGCAACCCTGCAGAAAACCACCCCATCTCCTTCAAGTGGATCGAGGAGGCGATGGACCGCGGCGGGAAGCTCATCGCGGTCGATCCGCGCTTTACCCGGACTGCCTCAAAAGCGGACCACTACGCACAGATCCGCCCCGGCACCGACATCGCCTTCCTCGGCGGGCTGATCAACTACGCGCTCACGCACAACATGATCCACGAGGAGTACGTGCGCGAGTACACAAACGCCACCTTCATCGTCAACGAGCAGTACGGCTTCGAGGACGGGCTCTTCGCGGCGTTCGATCCGAAGGAACAGACGTACGACCTGAAGGCGCTCGCCTACGAGCTCGACGCCGCCGGGAACCCGAAGCGCGACCTGACCATGAAAGACCCGCGCTCCGTCTACCAGCTCATGAAGACGCACTTCTCCCGCTACGACGTGGACACCGTCTGCTCCGTCACCGGCACCGACCGCAACGACTACGTTGCCGTCGCCAAGGCCTTCTGCGGCACCGGGCGCTCCGACCGGGCAGGCACCGTCCTCTACGCCATGGGGATCACCCAGTCGACCCACGGCACCCAGAACGTACGCGCCGTCGCTCTCCTGCAGCTCCTTTTGGGGAACATCGGGGTGGCCGGGGGCGGCGTGAACGCGCTGCGCGGCGAGAGCAACGTCCAGGGTTCCACCGACTACGGTCTCCTCTTCCACATCCTCCCGGGGTATCTGAAGTCCCCGGAGATCGACAACGTCGACCTGAAAGGGTACCTGGAGAAGTGGACCCCGAAGACAAAGGACAAAAAGAGCGCCAACTGGTGGGGTAACACCCCGAAGTACACGGTAAGCCTCCTGAAGGCATGGTACGGCGAGAACGCCACCGCCGAGAACGGTTTCTGCTACGACTACCTCCCGAAGAGAAGCGGCAACTACTCCTTTGTGAAGGTCATGGACCGGATGGCGAAAGGGGAGCTGGAAGGGCTCGTCTGTATGGGGCAGAATCCCGCCGTCGGTGCTCCCGACAGTCTCAAGGTGCGCGAGGGGCTTGGGAAACTGAAGTGGCTCGTCACCGCCGACCTCTGGGAGACGGAGACCTCCGTCTTCTGGAAGCGCCCCGGGGTGAACCCGAAGGAGATAAAGACCGAAGTCTTCATGCTCCCGGCAGCTTCCTCCATCGAGAAGGAAGGATCGATCTCCAACTCCGGGCGCTGGGCGCAGTGGCGCTACCAGGCCGTGGAGCCGGTAGGGGAGGCCAAAAGCGACCTGTGGATCATGCACCGCCTCGCGCTGAAGCTGAAGGAAGAGTACGCCAAGGGGGGCACCTTTCCCGAGCCGATCACCAAGCTCTCCTGGAACTACGGCACCGGCCATGAGCCCGATGTGCACCTGGTGGCGCAGGAGATAAACGGCCGCTTCACCCGCGACATGACCATCGTGGACAAGGACAAGACCCTCGAGTTCAAGGCGGGGGACCAGGTCCCGATGTTCAAGTACCTCCAGGAGGACGGCTCCACCACCTCCGGGTGCTGGATCTACTGCGGCTCCTACACAAAAGAGGGCAACCAGATGGCGCGCCGCGACGGGAGCGATCCCACGGGCCTCGGCCTTTTCCCGAAGTGGTCCTGGTGCTGGCCGGTAAACCGCCGCATCCTGTATAACCGCGGTTCGGTCAACCCCGACGGCGTCCCCTTCAATGCCGGGCGCGCGGTCATCGCCTGGGACGGGGTGGAGAAGAAGTGGAAGGGTGATGTGCCGGACGGTCCGTGGCCGCCGATGAGCGACGACAAGGAAGGGAAGTACCCCTTCATCATGGTGCCGGAGGGTCACGCGCGCCTCTACGCCCTCGACCTGAAGGACGGGCCGTTCCCGGAGCACTACGAGCCGGTGGAGAGCCCGACGCACAACCTCCTTTCCAAGGTGCAGTCAAACCCGGTGGTTAAGGTCCCGCCGCAGATGAAGCGTGATGCGGCGGCCTTCCCCTACGTCGGAACAACCTACCGCATGTCGGAGCACTGGCAGGCGGGCGCCATGACGCGTAACCTCCCCTGGCTGGTGGAACTGGTTCCCGACATGTTCGTGGAGATCAGTGAGTCCCTCGCCGCGAAGAAAGGGATCAAGAACGGCGAAAAGGTGCGGGTCCAGACGGAGCGCGGCTCCATAGAGGCGATTGCTCTGGTGACCTCTCGGCTCAAACCGCTGAAGGTGGCGGGGAAACTGGTGGAGCAGGTCGGTCTCCCCTGGCACTTCGGCTATGCCGGGCTTGCCAAAGGGGATAGCGGAAACGTCCTTACCCCCTCCGTGGGGTGCGCCAACACCAGCATTCCGGAATTTAAGGCGTTTCTCTGCAACATAGAGAAAGGGGGTAAACGCGCATGA
- the fdhD gene encoding formate dehydrogenase accessory sulfurtransferase FdhD, whose amino-acid sequence MANDIYTFSKGVLTREEADVVAEYPLNLHVNGREIATLIASPHDLRFLVAGFLRMQGFVQSVDDFQALSICSDFGAASVTIKGELPERLKPVLTSGCGTGITFNMPKAPPRLVGRGSYTPESIFSLMEEMAKRSLQYRSHGGMHSAAVAKGSLLLHAEDIGRHNTIDRLAGEALLKGINLSGAMLATSGRVSTELIAKASLLGIELVASRTSPTDMALKMAREAGITLVGYVRGGRFNVYAHPQRISAPTVSVTTAEVAA is encoded by the coding sequence ATGGCCAACGATATCTACACTTTCAGCAAAGGCGTCCTCACCCGCGAGGAAGCCGACGTGGTGGCTGAGTATCCTTTGAACCTGCATGTCAACGGCAGGGAAATCGCCACCTTGATCGCATCTCCGCACGACCTGCGCTTCCTCGTTGCCGGTTTTTTGAGGATGCAGGGGTTCGTGCAGTCGGTGGATGATTTCCAGGCCCTTTCCATCTGCAGCGATTTTGGCGCGGCGAGCGTGACGATCAAGGGGGAGCTCCCTGAGCGCCTGAAACCGGTACTGACCTCCGGGTGCGGCACCGGGATCACCTTCAACATGCCGAAGGCTCCCCCCCGGCTGGTGGGAAGGGGGAGTTACACCCCCGAGTCGATCTTCTCCCTCATGGAGGAAATGGCGAAACGGTCGCTGCAGTACCGCAGCCACGGCGGCATGCACTCCGCTGCGGTGGCGAAAGGATCCCTCCTTCTGCATGCAGAGGATATCGGACGGCACAACACCATCGACCGCCTGGCGGGGGAGGCGCTTCTAAAGGGGATCAACCTTTCCGGAGCGATGCTCGCGACCTCCGGGCGCGTCTCCACCGAGCTCATCGCGAAGGCCTCGCTCCTGGGAATCGAGCTCGTGGCATCGCGGACCTCCCCGACCGACATGGCGCTGAAGATGGCCAGGGAAGCGGGGATCACCCTGGTGGGGTACGTGCGGGGGGGGCGGTTCAATGTCTACGCCCATCCGCAGCGGATCAGCGCACCGACCGTCAGTGTCACAACTGCCGAAGTCGCGGCGTAG
- a CDS encoding 4Fe-4S dicluster domain-containing protein produces MSNGTEDFSKNKAFLIDTTKCTGCRGCQVACKQWNQLPGEKTTFFTGDAYQNPPAMSEHTFTRIRFRDYTAKGEQRFAFFKEMCMHCNEPACASVCPVGAFQKSKEGPVVYNAERCIGCRFCMVACPFGVPKYQWSKGLPLVRKCTGCYSRIKEGMKPACATACPSAISYGPRDEMIKEAQKRVASRPERYLSKIYGAQEAGGTSVLYLSGYPFDELGFKKVTDRPLPSYTWASLRLVPGIFLTVGGSLSLLSWFTQRKERVKNEELQEKTGGKPEKGGDDDRG; encoded by the coding sequence ATGAGCAACGGGACCGAAGATTTTTCCAAAAACAAGGCATTTCTGATCGATACCACGAAGTGCACCGGCTGCCGCGGCTGCCAGGTCGCCTGCAAGCAGTGGAACCAGCTCCCCGGGGAGAAGACGACCTTCTTCACCGGGGACGCCTACCAGAACCCGCCGGCGATGTCGGAGCACACCTTCACCCGGATCCGCTTCCGCGACTACACCGCCAAGGGTGAGCAGCGCTTTGCCTTCTTCAAGGAGATGTGCATGCACTGCAACGAGCCGGCCTGCGCCTCGGTATGTCCCGTCGGGGCCTTCCAGAAGTCGAAGGAAGGGCCGGTGGTGTACAACGCCGAGCGCTGCATCGGCTGCCGCTTCTGCATGGTCGCCTGCCCCTTCGGCGTCCCGAAGTACCAGTGGAGCAAGGGGCTGCCGCTGGTGCGCAAATGCACCGGCTGCTACTCCCGCATAAAGGAGGGGATGAAACCGGCCTGCGCCACCGCCTGCCCCTCCGCCATAAGCTACGGCCCGCGGGACGAGATGATAAAGGAGGCGCAAAAGCGCGTGGCGTCGCGCCCCGAGCGCTACCTGTCGAAGATCTACGGCGCGCAGGAAGCGGGGGGCACGAGCGTCCTCTATCTCAGCGGCTATCCCTTCGACGAACTCGGCTTCAAGAAGGTCACCGACCGGCCGCTGCCGTCCTACACCTGGGCGTCGCTGCGGCTGGTGCCGGGGATCTTCCTCACCGTCGGGGGCTCGCTCTCGCTTCTCTCCTGGTTCACCCAGAGAAAGGAGCGCGTAAAGAACGAGGAGTTGCAGGAAAAGACCGGCGGGAAGCCGGAGAAAGGGGGGGATGATGACCGCGGCTAA
- a CDS encoding NADH-quinone oxidoreductase subunit NuoE family protein: protein MQSCHCSESAPLSPRIHLPEAETRELERFIANLPAKDGHLVTALHKAQSLYGYLPVEAQKTVARLMGTSLSQVYGVVSFYSYFSMLPKGRYPISICKGTACFVQGAEKVIDSFKAELGVEIGEVTADGRFSIDVLRCVGACALAPVLTVGEKTYTAVTADQVKEILAHFDAEQE from the coding sequence ATGCAAAGCTGCCACTGCTCGGAAAGTGCGCCCCTTTCGCCGCGGATTCATCTGCCGGAAGCGGAGACGCGCGAACTCGAGCGATTCATAGCGAACCTGCCCGCCAAGGACGGTCATCTGGTGACCGCCCTGCACAAGGCGCAAAGCCTCTACGGGTACCTGCCGGTAGAGGCCCAAAAGACGGTCGCCCGCCTCATGGGAACCTCCCTCAGCCAGGTCTACGGCGTTGTCAGTTTCTATTCCTACTTCTCGATGTTGCCGAAGGGGAGGTACCCCATCTCGATCTGCAAGGGAACCGCCTGCTTCGTGCAGGGCGCGGAGAAGGTGATCGACAGCTTCAAGGCAGAGCTCGGTGTCGAAATCGGCGAGGTCACAGCCGACGGCAGGTTCTCCATCGACGTCCTGCGCTGCGTGGGCGCCTGCGCTCTCGCGCCGGTCCTCACGGTGGGGGAGAAGACCTACACCGCGGTGACCGCCGACCAGGTGAAGGAGATCCTGGCGCACTTCGACGCAGAGCAGGAATAG
- a CDS encoding sigma-54-dependent transcriptional regulator: protein MARERILICDDEEGILKYLKKLLESEGYVVETFRSGTELLERVRNRETEDPDLLLQDMRMPDMDGRDVVLKVKKIRSALPVIIMTAFGSIDQAVDAIKIGAYDYVTKPFPKERILSVLKNALERESLLRENRSLKNQIGRPVMQDAIVFKSDTFREIYELTLQVAASEANILVLGESGTGKELIAGAVHYNSSRKRRRFVSVNCAALSDTLLESQLFGHLRGAFSGAVTNQKGILEEVDGGTLFLDEIGDMSLTTQAKILRVIQQREFLPVGATRAKSVDVRLVAATNKDLEQEVDRGTFREDLFYRLNVINIPLPPLRERKEDIEPLVAHFIKKYARRMNKEMDGVTPEALKLLSGYGWPGNIRELENVVERAVILARGRMITPELLPLWSKNQAPQEPDLVSLDSVEKEHIERTLQKTGFHKSRSAEILGISRKTLDRKIHEYAIEVQ, encoded by the coding sequence ATGGCGCGGGAACGTATTCTGATATGCGATGACGAGGAAGGGATCCTCAAATACCTGAAGAAACTTCTGGAGTCGGAGGGTTACGTGGTGGAAACCTTCAGGAGCGGGACCGAGCTCCTGGAGAGGGTGCGGAACAGGGAGACGGAGGATCCCGACCTGCTCCTGCAGGACATGCGCATGCCCGACATGGACGGCCGCGACGTGGTGCTGAAGGTCAAAAAGATACGAAGCGCGCTGCCGGTAATCATCATGACCGCATTCGGCTCGATAGACCAGGCGGTCGACGCCATCAAAATCGGCGCCTACGATTACGTCACCAAGCCCTTCCCGAAGGAGAGGATCCTGAGCGTCCTGAAAAACGCTCTCGAGCGCGAGAGCCTGCTCCGGGAGAACCGCTCACTCAAAAACCAGATCGGGCGCCCCGTCATGCAGGACGCCATCGTCTTCAAAAGCGACACCTTCCGCGAGATCTACGAGCTCACCCTGCAGGTCGCGGCGAGCGAGGCGAACATCCTCGTGCTCGGCGAATCTGGGACGGGGAAAGAATTGATCGCGGGAGCGGTGCACTACAACAGCAGCCGCAAGAGACGCCGCTTCGTCTCGGTGAACTGCGCCGCACTCTCCGACACCCTTTTAGAGAGCCAGCTTTTCGGCCACCTGCGCGGCGCCTTCAGCGGGGCGGTCACAAATCAGAAGGGGATTCTCGAGGAAGTCGACGGCGGGACGCTCTTTCTGGACGAGATCGGCGACATGAGCCTCACAACGCAGGCGAAGATCCTTCGGGTGATCCAGCAGCGCGAGTTCCTCCCGGTGGGGGCGACCCGCGCAAAGAGCGTCGACGTGCGACTTGTGGCCGCAACAAACAAGGACCTGGAGCAGGAGGTCGATCGCGGCACCTTCCGCGAGGACCTCTTCTACCGGCTGAACGTGATCAACATCCCCCTCCCCCCGTTGAGGGAGCGCAAGGAGGACATCGAGCCGCTGGTAGCGCATTTCATAAAGAAGTATGCGCGGCGCATGAACAAGGAGATGGACGGCGTCACCCCGGAAGCGCTGAAGCTCCTCTCCGGGTACGGCTGGCCCGGAAACATCCGGGAGCTGGAAAACGTGGTGGAACGCGCCGTCATACTCGCGAGGGGTCGCATGATCACACCGGAGCTTCTCCCGTTATGGAGCAAGAACCAGGCGCCCCAGGAGCCGGATCTCGTCTCGCTCGACAGCGTGGAGAAGGAGCACATCGAGCGGACCCTGCAAAAGACCGGCTTCCACAAGAGCCGGAGCGCCGAGATCCTCGGCATCTCCAGAAAGACTCTGGACAGAAAGATCCACGAGTACGCCATCGAAGTGCAGTAG
- the nrfD gene encoding NrfD/PsrC family molybdoenzyme membrane anchor subunit: MTAAKAIVTEVKAYHSFVKVLMGLVALGVLAAMARFAFGLGATTNLNDTFPWGLWICFDVVTAVPLAAGAFTLGAIVHCFHIKKLEPLVRPAIVTGFLGYSLVSVGLFLDLGQPQRAWHPLVYWNPHSPMFEVSMCIMAYTTVLFLEFLNPVCEKFGYHVPLRLLRTLEVPLVVAAAAISTLHQSSLGTFFLIAVGKLHPLWYNPLLPLLFYLSAICAGISIVIIEATMSHRYMGQHDASELLAILARILPWVLGTYFALRLYTMFFLSQGNLFDRPGLLVSCFVEIAIGSALPLYLLLQRKVATNSSLRLAAAFLVIAGLIMNRFNVSLVGMMEKGSFYFPSIIECTVSAGIVAAHLLLFVLIAKYFPIFEHHPETVDYSLPDRFRKIEKGHGASDLKGKGVPAAAALREAAE; this comes from the coding sequence ATGACCGCGGCTAAAGCGATAGTCACCGAAGTGAAGGCGTATCACAGTTTCGTGAAGGTACTGATGGGGCTCGTAGCACTCGGCGTACTCGCCGCCATGGCGCGCTTCGCCTTCGGCCTCGGCGCCACCACGAACCTGAACGACACTTTCCCGTGGGGGCTCTGGATCTGTTTCGACGTCGTCACCGCCGTTCCGTTGGCGGCGGGCGCCTTCACCCTGGGAGCGATAGTGCATTGCTTCCACATCAAGAAGCTGGAGCCGCTGGTGCGCCCGGCCATCGTCACCGGATTTCTCGGGTATTCGCTGGTGAGCGTCGGGCTCTTCCTCGACCTCGGGCAGCCGCAGCGCGCCTGGCACCCGCTGGTGTACTGGAACCCGCACTCCCCGATGTTCGAGGTGTCGATGTGCATCATGGCGTACACCACGGTCCTCTTCCTGGAGTTTTTGAACCCGGTGTGCGAGAAGTTCGGCTACCACGTGCCGCTGCGCCTCCTGCGCACCCTGGAGGTGCCGCTGGTCGTTGCCGCCGCGGCGATCTCCACCCTGCACCAGTCGTCGCTGGGGACCTTCTTTCTCATCGCGGTAGGAAAGCTGCACCCGCTCTGGTACAACCCGCTCCTGCCGCTTCTTTTCTACCTCTCGGCGATCTGCGCGGGGATTTCCATCGTCATCATCGAGGCGACCATGAGCCACAGGTACATGGGTCAGCACGACGCCTCCGAGCTCCTGGCGATCCTCGCCCGCATCCTCCCCTGGGTGCTGGGGACGTACTTCGCGCTCAGGCTGTACACCATGTTCTTCCTTTCGCAGGGGAACCTCTTCGACAGGCCCGGGCTGCTGGTCTCGTGCTTCGTGGAAATCGCCATAGGGTCCGCACTCCCCCTTTATCTGCTCCTGCAGCGCAAGGTGGCCACCAACAGCAGTCTGAGGCTTGCCGCGGCTTTCCTGGTGATCGCGGGGCTCATCATGAATCGCTTCAACGTGTCTCTCGTCGGGATGATGGAGAAGGGATCGTTCTACTTCCCCTCCATCATCGAGTGCACCGTGAGCGCAGGGATCGTGGCCGCGCATCTCCTCCTCTTTGTCCTCATCGCGAAGTACTTCCCGATCTTCGAGCACCATCCGGAGACGGTGGACTACTCTCTGCCGGACCGCTTCAGGAAGATCGAGAAGGGGCACGGTGCCAGCGACCTGAAGGGGAAGGGGGTCCCCGCCGCAGCAGCCCTGCGGGAGGCGGCCGAGTAA
- a CDS encoding YggT family protein produces MILFGNILLALAKIVEIASGLLTLYKYILLARVIISWVNADPYNPIVNFIYRATEPVLYRVRRYMPSTGMVDLSPIVVFLLIYVVQIILFDTAYAYLMMYSAQLKGQGL; encoded by the coding sequence ATGATTCTTTTTGGCAATATTCTTCTGGCCCTGGCAAAGATTGTTGAGATAGCCAGCGGTCTCCTCACCCTCTACAAGTACATCCTTCTGGCTCGAGTCATTATTTCCTGGGTCAATGCAGACCCGTACAATCCCATCGTCAACTTCATCTACAGAGCGACGGAGCCGGTCCTTTACAGGGTGCGCCGCTACATGCCCTCGACAGGGATGGTCGATCTCTCTCCCATTGTCGTTTTCCTGCTTATCTATGTGGTTCAGATCATCTTGTTCGATACGGCCTACGCCTATCTCATGATGTACAGCGCGCAGCTTAAGGGTCAGGGTCTATGA
- a CDS encoding cache domain-containing protein yields MSRMRFPIKLKLTIATLIPLSVAIIICWMAGVFILHEKISVQAQEKVRHDLNTAHEAYQHELSRIASVVRLSASLPRTADAIATDDIAGLGTILSPLRESEKLDILVAVDTRGKVVYRANNPACRGDSRKGNTLVAQALRGNVTSGTVIFSEDELVAEGEALTRQAVIPVVATPRAHPRRMSVERRGMLLMVAAPVRNESGKILGSLYGAVLLNNNNTLVDAIKGIVFDGGEDRGSATMFLWDLRIATNVRTGNGSRAIGTSLSGEVYDRVIVKGQKWVGRAFVVKDWCFSAYEPIFSPDGTAIGSLYVGMQEAPYTALKKQMSLLLTGVLLLSALIGIAISGYQGKRLAQPIKELESVARRLAAGERGVKSTVDTRDEIGELAQMFNEMSSALAEREDRIQELNSTLEQKVTERTAEVEEKSRLLAKAREELIRSEKLAAIGELAAGVGHEINNPLAIIRGNTELLQIALPESDPNREEVETIFQQVKRVERIVASLLTFARRQPKRMETFSVNALLREIVEHVSYQVPLDGITVQERYAEDLREVQGDSGQLRQVFTNLILNAVQAMPDGGLLTIGTMLYDEAGIYCVQVSDSGMGIPHQHASQLFNPFFTTKSTGTGLGLSVSYGIVKEHGGQIDVRSAPGEGATFKVLLPV; encoded by the coding sequence ATGTCACGCATGCGTTTCCCCATAAAGCTGAAGCTCACCATAGCCACCCTTATTCCGCTATCGGTCGCCATAATCATCTGCTGGATGGCGGGGGTCTTCATCCTGCACGAGAAGATCTCCGTCCAGGCGCAGGAGAAGGTCCGGCACGACCTCAACACCGCCCACGAAGCCTACCAGCACGAGCTATCCCGCATCGCCTCGGTGGTGAGGCTTTCCGCCAGCCTGCCCCGTACAGCCGACGCCATCGCCACCGACGACATCGCAGGACTCGGCACCATCCTCTCCCCTTTGCGCGAGAGCGAGAAGCTGGACATCCTCGTGGCGGTGGACACGCGGGGAAAGGTGGTATATCGCGCCAATAACCCCGCCTGCCGGGGTGACTCCCGCAAAGGGAACACCCTCGTGGCGCAGGCACTGCGCGGCAATGTCACGAGCGGCACCGTCATCTTTTCGGAGGACGAACTGGTGGCCGAGGGGGAGGCGCTGACGCGGCAGGCGGTGATCCCGGTGGTAGCGACCCCGCGTGCGCATCCGCGGCGGATGTCGGTGGAACGGAGGGGAATGCTCCTCATGGTCGCGGCACCGGTACGAAACGAGAGTGGCAAGATCCTCGGTTCCCTCTACGGCGCGGTGCTGCTGAACAACAACAATACCCTCGTCGACGCCATCAAGGGGATCGTCTTCGATGGCGGAGAGGACCGCGGGAGCGCCACCATGTTCCTGTGGGATTTGCGGATCGCCACCAATGTGAGGACCGGTAACGGCTCAAGGGCGATCGGCACCTCCCTTTCCGGAGAGGTCTACGACCGCGTCATAGTGAAAGGGCAGAAGTGGGTGGGGAGGGCCTTCGTGGTGAAGGACTGGTGCTTCAGCGCCTATGAGCCCATCTTCTCGCCCGACGGGACTGCCATCGGCTCGCTCTATGTGGGGATGCAGGAGGCGCCGTACACCGCGCTGAAAAAGCAGATGTCGCTCCTGCTGACCGGCGTTCTCCTGCTGAGCGCCCTGATCGGCATAGCGATCTCGGGGTACCAGGGTAAGCGGCTGGCACAACCGATAAAGGAACTGGAGTCGGTGGCGCGACGCCTGGCGGCGGGAGAAAGGGGCGTCAAAAGCACCGTCGACACGAGAGACGAGATCGGCGAATTGGCCCAGATGTTCAACGAGATGAGCAGCGCACTCGCCGAGCGGGAGGACCGGATCCAGGAGCTCAACAGCACCCTCGAGCAGAAGGTTACCGAGCGGACCGCCGAGGTTGAAGAGAAGAGCCGGCTCCTGGCGAAGGCGCGGGAGGAGCTGATACGATCGGAGAAACTGGCGGCGATCGGCGAGCTTGCCGCAGGGGTCGGGCACGAGATCAACAATCCCCTCGCCATCATCCGCGGCAACACGGAGCTGTTGCAGATTGCCCTGCCGGAGAGCGATCCCAATCGCGAGGAAGTAGAGACCATTTTCCAGCAGGTGAAAAGGGTGGAGCGGATTGTAGCGAGCCTCCTCACCTTCGCGCGGAGGCAGCCGAAGCGGATGGAGACATTTTCGGTCAATGCGCTGCTGCGTGAGATCGTGGAGCACGTCTCGTATCAGGTCCCACTGGACGGGATAACGGTGCAGGAGCGGTATGCGGAGGACCTCAGGGAGGTGCAGGGGGATAGCGGCCAGCTGCGCCAGGTGTTCACCAATCTGATACTGAACGCGGTGCAGGCGATGCCGGACGGAGGATTGCTGACGATAGGGACGATGTTGTACGACGAGGCGGGAATCTACTGCGTGCAGGTTTCAGACAGCGGGATGGGGATTCCGCACCAGCACGCCTCACAGCTTTTCAACCCCTTCTTCACCACCAAGTCGACCGGGACGGGACTTGGCCTCTCGGTTTCGTATGGGATCGTGAAGGAGCACGGCGGGCAGATCGACGTGCGCAGCGCGCCGGGGGAAGGAGCAACCTTCAAGGTGCTGCTGCCGGTTTGA